The following are encoded in a window of Ferribacterium limneticum genomic DNA:
- a CDS encoding CBS domain-containing protein, with product MPNRLVSEVIKGRPFPTTVTGTTVREAAIIMKEWHSSAILIVDKGVLAGICTERDIVFRVVANNCDPANTAVSTIMTRNLQTVGLDKPFGHALHIMYEGGFRHIPVVDEAGHPVGLLAAHDALDMDGLQMERDLVRREEITVIL from the coding sequence ATGCCAAACCGCCTGGTTAGTGAAGTCATTAAAGGACGGCCATTCCCCACCACTGTCACCGGCACCACCGTGCGTGAAGCCGCGATCATCATGAAGGAATGGCATTCATCGGCAATTCTCATCGTAGATAAAGGCGTTCTCGCGGGTATCTGTACCGAACGTGACATCGTCTTTCGTGTGGTCGCCAACAACTGCGACCCGGCCAATACCGCAGTCAGCACCATCATGACCCGAAATCTCCAGACTGTCGGCCTCGACAAGCCTTTCGGGCATGCGCTGCACATCATGTACGAAGGCGGCTTCCGGCACATTCCCGTCGTTGATGAGGCCGGCCATCCAGTCGGCTTGCTGGCGGCACACGACGCGCTCGATATGGACGGCCTGCAGATGGAACGCGATCTGGTTCGGCGCGAGGAAATCACCGTCATTCTGTAA
- a CDS encoding peptidase U32 family protein: MTRIQHPLELLAPAKNADFGIEAIKHGADAVYIGGPAFGARYGAGNDVAEIRRLCDFAHRYRARVFVALNTILRDDELEDSRQLAWQLYEAGADALIIQDMGLLELDLPPIQLHASTQTDNRNADKVRFLEDVGFSQVVLARECSLNEIIKIASQTNVSLEYFVHGALCVAFSGQCYISQAHTGRSANRGECSQACRLPYTLVDDKGKTITENQHLLSMKDNNQTANMLDLARAGVCSFKIEGRLKDLSYVKNITAHYRGLLDEIIANNPEFTRASSGRSTYTFTPQPDKTFNRGYTDYFANDRQDDIGAFDSPAFVGELIGEVVEIGDGSFTVNAEKPFNNGDGVCFYDAHGEVVGMRINRADGKTLFPAEMPEELTEGASLFRNRDQEFERSLEKESADRRISVKPALVETEDGFALTLTDEDGVNVTVNRKNGPKSEWQLAQNPEPAMAKLTENLGKFGNTMFVAEPVELKLSQPWFMPVSAINALRREATEQLDAARIASHPRPPRATPAANPVPYPQEELTYLGNVFNAKARQFYEKHGVKLIEEAYEAGNEKGMVSLMITRHCLRYSFNLCPKEVKHLKPDPMTLINGNEKLILKFDCKACEMHVVGKMKKGVTLNLGSIRPAA; this comes from the coding sequence ATGACTCGAATTCAACACCCTCTCGAACTCCTGGCGCCGGCCAAGAACGCCGATTTCGGCATCGAAGCCATCAAGCACGGGGCCGACGCCGTCTACATCGGCGGCCCGGCTTTCGGCGCTCGTTACGGCGCCGGCAACGACGTCGCGGAAATACGACGCCTGTGCGATTTCGCCCATCGCTACCGCGCCAGGGTCTTCGTCGCGCTCAATACCATCCTGCGCGACGACGAGCTCGAAGACAGCCGCCAGCTCGCCTGGCAACTTTACGAAGCCGGGGCCGATGCGCTGATCATCCAGGACATGGGCCTGCTCGAACTCGACCTGCCGCCCATCCAGCTCCACGCCAGCACGCAGACCGATAATCGCAACGCCGACAAGGTGAGGTTTCTCGAAGACGTCGGCTTCTCGCAGGTCGTTCTGGCGCGCGAATGCAGCTTAAACGAAATTATCAAGATTGCTTCGCAAACCAATGTTTCATTGGAATATTTTGTTCATGGCGCGCTGTGCGTTGCGTTCAGCGGCCAGTGTTACATCAGTCAGGCCCACACCGGGCGCAGCGCCAATCGTGGCGAGTGTTCGCAGGCCTGCCGCCTGCCCTACACGCTGGTCGACGACAAGGGCAAGACGATCACCGAGAACCAGCATCTACTCTCGATGAAGGACAACAACCAGACCGCCAACATGCTCGATCTGGCCCGCGCCGGCGTCTGCTCCTTCAAGATCGAGGGGCGGCTCAAAGACCTCAGCTACGTCAAGAACATCACCGCGCACTACCGCGGCCTGCTCGACGAAATCATCGCCAACAATCCCGAATTCACCCGCGCCTCAAGCGGCCGCAGCACGTACACCTTCACGCCGCAACCGGACAAGACCTTCAACCGCGGCTACACCGATTATTTCGCCAACGACCGCCAGGACGACATCGGCGCCTTCGATTCGCCGGCTTTTGTCGGTGAACTGATCGGCGAGGTTGTCGAAATCGGCGACGGCTCTTTCACCGTCAATGCCGAAAAGCCCTTCAACAACGGCGATGGCGTCTGTTTCTACGACGCCCACGGCGAAGTCGTCGGTATGCGCATCAACCGCGCCGACGGCAAAACCCTGTTCCCGGCCGAAATGCCTGAAGAACTGACCGAAGGCGCCAGCCTCTTCCGCAACCGTGACCAGGAATTCGAGCGTTCGCTGGAAAAGGAATCGGCCGACCGCCGCATTTCGGTCAAGCCAGCGCTGGTCGAAACCGAAGACGGCTTTGCGCTGACCCTGACCGACGAAGATGGCGTGAATGTTACGGTCAACCGGAAAAACGGGCCAAAATCGGAATGGCAACTGGCCCAGAACCCCGAGCCGGCGATGGCCAAGCTCACCGAAAACCTCGGCAAATTCGGCAACACGATGTTCGTCGCCGAGCCGGTCGAACTCAAACTCAGCCAGCCCTGGTTCATGCCGGTCAGCGCCATCAACGCCCTGCGCCGCGAAGCCACCGAACAACTCGACGCCGCCCGCATCGCCAGCCACCCGCGCCCGCCGCGCGCCACGCCGGCCGCCAACCCGGTGCCCTACCCGCAGGAAGAACTGACCTACCTCGGCAACGTCTTCAACGCCAAGGCCCGCCAGTTCTACGAAAAACACGGCGTCAAACTGATCGAGGAAGCCTACGAGGCCGGCAACGAAAAGGGCATGGTCTCGCTCATGATCACGCGCCATTGCCTGCGCTACAGCTTCAACCTGTGCCCGAAGGAAGTGAAGCACCTCAAGCCGGACCCGATGACGCTGATCAACGGCAACGAAAAGCTGATCCTCAAATTCGACTGCAAGGCCTGCGAAATGCACGTCGTCGGCAAGATGAAGAAGGGCGTGACGCTCAACCTCGGCAGCATCCGCCCCGCCGCCTGA
- a CDS encoding YaeQ family protein — MALKSTIFKAELQLADLDRSHFGDYTLTIARHPSETDERMMVRLLAFALNASETLTFGRGLSATEDEADLQELDPTGSVERWIDVGLPDEKAIRRACNRSRHVMVLSYGGRSAEIWWQQTQGKVSGQKNLRVLSLSVEEGKALAALAARGMRLQCTIQDGVIWLGGDQEHVELAPRVLFDSESA; from the coding sequence ATGGCGCTCAAATCCACCATTTTCAAGGCCGAATTGCAGCTCGCCGACCTCGACCGTTCGCATTTCGGCGACTACACGCTGACCATTGCCAGACACCCTTCGGAAACCGACGAGCGAATGATGGTCCGCCTGCTGGCCTTCGCGCTGAATGCGTCGGAGACGCTGACTTTCGGGCGCGGCCTGTCGGCGACCGAGGATGAGGCGGATCTGCAGGAGCTTGACCCGACGGGCAGCGTCGAGCGCTGGATCGACGTCGGGCTGCCAGACGAAAAGGCGATTCGCCGGGCCTGCAACCGCTCGCGGCATGTCATGGTGCTCAGTTATGGCGGGCGGTCGGCGGAAATCTGGTGGCAGCAGACTCAGGGCAAGGTCTCGGGGCAGAAGAATCTGCGCGTGCTGTCCTTGAGCGTCGAGGAGGGCAAGGCGCTGGCTGCGCTGGCGGCACGCGGCATGCGCCTGCAATGCACGATTCAGGATGGCGTGATCTGGTTGGGCGGCGATCAGGAACATGTCGAGCTGGCACCGAGAGTTCTCTTCGATAGCGAATCGGCATAG
- a CDS encoding OmpA family protein, which yields MAANDEDESTAVIVGVLAGIVLAIVAVVFGASAGKNVQATTKPVAEQGEIAPVGEPLAKVYFAIGAAKLKDADKDIAARTLEALRANEQAIVLLSGFHDPSGDPAQNAQLAKHRAETVRDALVAGGVAAERIKFRKPESTLGTGSPEEGRRVEIRVQ from the coding sequence ATGGCTGCTAATGATGAAGACGAATCAACCGCGGTAATTGTCGGGGTGTTGGCCGGGATCGTGCTGGCCATTGTGGCTGTGGTTTTTGGAGCCAGTGCCGGCAAGAACGTTCAGGCGACAACGAAGCCGGTTGCCGAGCAGGGCGAGATTGCCCCGGTTGGCGAGCCGCTGGCCAAGGTCTATTTCGCCATTGGCGCCGCCAAGTTGAAGGACGCCGACAAGGATATTGCCGCCAGGACGCTGGAGGCGCTCAGAGCAAACGAGCAGGCCATCGTGCTGCTTTCCGGTTTTCACGATCCATCCGGTGATCCGGCCCAAAATGCCCAACTGGCCAAGCACCGCGCTGAGACGGTGCGTGATGCGCTGGTCGCTGGCGGCGTTGCTGCCGAGCGGATCAAGTTCCGCAAGCCGGAATCGACGCTGGGTACGGGCAGCCCGGAAGAGGGCCGGCGGGTCGAAATCCGCGTCCAGTAA
- a CDS encoding DUF3617 domain-containing protein, with protein sequence MSPLRILPLLLASLFAVQAAADAPRRKSGLWETKTQMAGMPAQGPMQMCVDQASDNVMQERAKEKVSCPVMDVSRGAGKMTIHSVCKHEGVTSTSDSVITGDFDSAYRNDMVVRYDPPQHGMKEMKMVQEARWLGPCKAGQKPGDVVMPGMQKFNMQEMMNDPQVREMMKRQQKQ encoded by the coding sequence ATGAGCCCACTGCGCATCCTTCCCCTGTTGCTCGCCAGCCTCTTCGCCGTTCAGGCCGCCGCCGATGCCCCGCGCCGCAAATCCGGCCTGTGGGAAACAAAGACCCAGATGGCTGGCATGCCCGCACAAGGTCCGATGCAGATGTGCGTCGATCAGGCCAGCGATAACGTGATGCAGGAACGCGCCAAGGAAAAGGTCAGTTGTCCGGTCATGGATGTCAGTCGCGGCGCCGGCAAGATGACCATTCATTCCGTCTGCAAACACGAGGGTGTGACCAGCACCAGCGATTCGGTCATCACCGGCGATTTCGACTCGGCCTACCGCAACGACATGGTGGTTCGCTACGATCCGCCGCAGCACGGCATGAAGGAGATGAAGATGGTTCAGGAAGCCCGCTGGCTCGGCCCCTGCAAGGCCGGCCAAAAACCGGGCGACGTCGTCATGCCCGGCATGCAGAAATTCAACATGCAGGAAATGATGAACGATCCGCAAGTACGCGAAATGATGAAGCGCCAGCAAAAGCAGTAA
- a CDS encoding helix-turn-helix transcriptional regulator, translating into MSSIRTTGQLGDALRAARKQLGLTQPQLALAAGVGVRFIVDLEAGKPTLRLENVLRVIDALGGELQLIGLPSAAPEDQREGNDHGA; encoded by the coding sequence ATGAGCTCCATACGAACTACAGGACAACTCGGTGATGCACTGCGTGCCGCACGCAAGCAACTGGGCCTTACGCAGCCCCAGTTGGCTTTGGCGGCGGGGGTTGGTGTGCGCTTCATCGTCGATCTGGAAGCTGGTAAGCCCACCCTCCGGCTGGAAAACGTGCTGCGCGTGATCGACGCCTTGGGTGGGGAGCTCCAGCTCATTGGCTTGCCATCGGCAGCCCCCGAAGATCAGCGCGAGGGCAACGATCATGGTGCATGA
- the ettA gene encoding energy-dependent translational throttle protein EttA, translated as MAQYVMSMLRVSKIVPPKRQIIKDISLSFFPGAKIGLLGLNGSGKSTVLKIMAGVDKEYDGEVQHLAGVSIGYLPQEPQLDAAKTVREEVESALGEVMQAQAKLDEVYAAYADPEADFDKLAEEQARLEAIIATAGSDTEAQMELAADALRLPPWEAVIGNLSGGEKRRVALCKLLLAKPDMLLLDEPTNHLDAESVEWLEQFLVRFPGTVVAVTHDRYFLDNAAEWILELDRGHGIPYKGNYSSWLEQKEARLETENKQIDAHMKAMKQELEWVRSNPKARQAKSKSRIARFEELSSQEYQKRNETQEIFIPVGERLGGKVIEFNGVTKSFGDKLLMDNVSFTIPAGAIVGIIGPNGAGKSTLFKMITGQQQPDSGTVDIGPTVKMAYVDQSRDCLDGSKTVFEELAQGSDILQIGKFEMPSRAYIGRFNFKGADQGKQVGNLSGGERGRLHLAKTLMTGGNVLLLDEPSNDLDVETLRALEDALLEFPGCAMVISHDRWFLDRICTHILSAEGDSQWNFFEGNFQEYEEDKRKRLGEEGAKPKRIRYKPITR; from the coding sequence GCAAGATCGTCCCGCCCAAGCGTCAGATCATCAAGGATATTTCCCTCTCCTTCTTCCCCGGCGCCAAGATCGGCCTGCTCGGCCTGAACGGCTCGGGCAAATCGACCGTGCTCAAGATCATGGCCGGCGTGGACAAGGAATACGACGGCGAGGTGCAGCATCTGGCCGGCGTCTCGATCGGCTACCTGCCGCAGGAACCGCAGCTTGATGCCGCCAAGACTGTGCGCGAGGAAGTTGAATCTGCGCTCGGCGAAGTCATGCAGGCGCAGGCCAAGCTCGACGAGGTCTATGCCGCCTACGCCGACCCGGAAGCCGATTTCGACAAGCTGGCCGAGGAACAGGCCCGTCTGGAGGCGATCATCGCCACTGCCGGCTCGGACACCGAAGCCCAGATGGAACTGGCCGCCGACGCGCTGCGCCTGCCGCCCTGGGAGGCCGTGATTGGCAACCTGTCTGGCGGCGAAAAGCGCCGCGTCGCGCTGTGCAAGCTGCTGCTCGCCAAACCCGACATGCTGCTGTTGGATGAGCCGACCAACCACCTCGACGCCGAATCGGTCGAATGGCTGGAACAGTTCCTGGTCCGCTTCCCCGGCACCGTGGTCGCCGTCACCCACGACCGCTACTTCCTCGACAACGCCGCCGAGTGGATTCTCGAACTCGACCGCGGCCACGGTATTCCGTACAAGGGCAACTACTCGTCCTGGCTGGAGCAGAAGGAAGCCCGCCTGGAAACCGAAAACAAGCAGATCGACGCCCACATGAAGGCGATGAAGCAGGAACTGGAGTGGGTGCGCAGCAATCCGAAAGCCCGTCAGGCCAAGAGCAAGTCCCGCATTGCCCGTTTCGAAGAACTGTCCAGCCAGGAATACCAGAAGCGCAACGAGACCCAGGAAATCTTCATCCCGGTCGGCGAGCGTCTGGGCGGCAAGGTCATCGAGTTCAATGGCGTCACCAAGTCGTTTGGTGACAAGCTCCTGATGGACAACGTCAGCTTCACCATCCCGGCCGGAGCCATCGTCGGTATCATCGGCCCGAACGGCGCCGGTAAATCGACCCTGTTCAAGATGATTACCGGCCAGCAACAGCCCGATTCCGGCACGGTCGACATCGGGCCGACGGTCAAGATGGCCTACGTCGATCAATCACGCGATTGTCTGGACGGCAGCAAGACGGTTTTCGAGGAACTGGCCCAGGGCAGCGACATCCTGCAGATTGGCAAGTTCGAAATGCCGTCGCGCGCCTACATCGGTCGCTTCAATTTCAAGGGCGCCGATCAGGGCAAGCAAGTCGGCAATCTGTCCGGCGGCGAACGCGGTCGCCTGCACCTCGCCAAGACGCTGATGACCGGCGGCAACGTGCTGCTGCTCGACGAACCGTCGAACGACCTTGACGTCGAAACCCTGCGTGCGCTGGAAGATGCGCTGCTCGAATTCCCCGGCTGCGCCATGGTCATTTCGCACGACCGCTGGTTCCTCGACCGGATCTGTACCCACATCCTGTCGGCCGAAGGAGATTCCCAGTGGAATTTCTTCGAAGGCAACTTCCAGGAATACGAGGAAGACAAGCGCAAGCGGCTGGGCGAAGAAGGCGCCAAGCCGAAGCGGATTCGCTACAAGCCGATCACCCGCTAA
- a CDS encoding zf-TFIIB domain-containing protein has translation MKPTPCPSCQQPMVKKTFERLLHGTVVLDLCFNCQGIWFDEFESVQITPGGTIKLFELLHEHHDDQRTPLRDPLKCPRCSEKLLHGLDVAKHGGKFNYHRCLQKHGRFTTFAQFMIEKGFVRQLNPAEIDELSAKVGIVRCMGCGAPVDIRRDHACGHCRAPITILDPSAVEQALTRYQHAEVRRTTRDVEALGDAIVMREREKSRQKRMQEPENAGIIDAIDLLSAGAEFVWTLIKR, from the coding sequence ATGAAACCCACGCCCTGCCCCTCCTGCCAGCAGCCGATGGTCAAGAAGACCTTCGAGCGCCTGTTGCATGGCACTGTCGTCCTTGACCTCTGTTTCAACTGCCAGGGCATCTGGTTCGACGAGTTTGAAAGCGTGCAGATCACCCCTGGCGGCACCATCAAACTGTTCGAACTGCTGCATGAACACCACGACGACCAACGCACGCCCCTGCGCGACCCGCTGAAATGCCCGCGCTGCAGTGAAAAATTACTGCACGGCCTCGATGTCGCCAAACACGGCGGCAAGTTCAACTACCACCGCTGCCTGCAAAAACACGGCCGTTTCACCACCTTCGCCCAGTTCATGATCGAAAAGGGCTTCGTCCGCCAGCTCAACCCTGCCGAAATCGACGAACTGTCGGCCAAGGTCGGCATCGTCCGCTGCATGGGCTGCGGCGCCCCGGTCGATATCCGCCGGGACCACGCCTGTGGCCACTGCCGGGCGCCGATCACCATCCTTGACCCGTCCGCCGTCGAACAGGCGCTCACCCGCTACCAGCACGCCGAAGTGCGCCGGACGACGCGCGATGTCGAAGCGCTCGGCGACGCCATCGTGATGCGCGAACGGGAAAAATCGCGCCAGAAACGCATGCAGGAGCCGGAAAACGCCGGCATCATCGATGCCATCGACCTTCTTTCGGCCGGCGCCGAATTTGTCTGGACGCTGATCAAGCGCTAA
- a CDS encoding class I SAM-dependent methyltransferase, with product MKIADPAQTALCNEIKLLLEELPLDGACVLELGCGKAEKTRVLAETGRPREIIALEVDTIQHARNLEITDLPTVRFSHGGAEAIPVDDASVDVVLMFKSLHHVPVADMDRALAEIARVLKPGGLAWISEPVFAGDLNEVFRLFHNEQLVREAAFAAICKAVDSGSLQLEKQMFFNTRSYFESFAQFDSRMIQVTHTDHRLAPELYRQVQEKFESFMGPDGATFLNPQRVDLLRKPG from the coding sequence ATGAAGATCGCTGATCCCGCGCAGACTGCGCTGTGCAATGAAATCAAACTGTTGCTCGAAGAATTGCCGCTCGATGGCGCGTGCGTCCTCGAACTCGGCTGCGGCAAGGCAGAAAAGACGCGGGTTCTGGCGGAAACCGGGCGGCCGAGAGAAATTATCGCCCTCGAAGTCGACACCATCCAGCATGCGCGCAATCTGGAAATCACCGATTTGCCGACGGTGCGCTTCAGCCACGGTGGTGCCGAGGCGATTCCGGTCGACGATGCCAGCGTCGACGTCGTGCTGATGTTCAAGTCGCTGCACCATGTGCCGGTGGCCGACATGGATCGCGCCCTGGCCGAGATTGCCCGCGTGCTGAAGCCGGGCGGCCTGGCTTGGATTTCCGAACCGGTCTTTGCCGGTGATCTGAACGAGGTTTTTCGCTTGTTCCACAACGAGCAACTGGTCCGCGAGGCGGCCTTCGCGGCGATCTGCAAGGCGGTGGATTCAGGCAGCCTGCAACTCGAAAAGCAGATGTTCTTCAACACCCGCAGCTATTTCGAGAGTTTTGCCCAGTTCGATAGCCGGATGATCCAGGTTACGCACACCGATCACCGGCTGGCCCCGGAACTCTACCGGCAAGTGCAGGAAAAGTTCGAGTCCTTCATGGGGCCGGACGGCGCCACCTTCCTCAATCCGCAGCGCGTCGATCTGCTCCGCAAGCCGGGCTGA
- a CDS encoding type II toxin-antitoxin system HipA family toxin, producing MVHELEVWLFTDRVGTLTLTEGRLNFRYSPDWLSRPAALTLSCSLPLQAEPFDDYHARPFFAGLLPEGQLRRLIAQQFQVSSQNDFALLDHIGGECAGAVSLLEPGQGASGPESRGDVQWLSDEEVVAILDELLYRPMLAGKDGLRLSLAGAQDKLPVVFDGARLGLPRNGTPSSHILKPAIRGLDDTVTNEGFCLALAEAMQLKPAKSQVHFVSGRQLLLVERYDRVVDAQGNRQRLHQEDFCQALGVVPEMKYQNEGGPDLAQCFDLVRRVTRPSAPQVLRLLDYVIFNALIGNHDAHAKNFSLLYGGRAPVLAPCYDLLSTAVYPTLTPRMAMKIGSKYKFSEVQARHWDQFAETVGLGKAQARKRILALAKSLPPTARELQSKPGHGFACHAVIEQIVTLIEQRCALTVRRLSASAADMDDETEPSV from the coding sequence ATGGTGCATGAGCTGGAGGTCTGGTTGTTCACTGACCGGGTTGGCACCCTGACGCTGACCGAGGGCCGGCTGAATTTTCGTTACAGCCCTGATTGGCTCTCCCGGCCAGCCGCGTTGACATTGTCCTGCTCGCTGCCGCTGCAAGCAGAACCGTTCGACGATTATCACGCCAGGCCCTTCTTTGCAGGCTTGTTGCCAGAGGGGCAACTGCGCCGCCTCATTGCGCAGCAATTTCAGGTGTCGAGTCAGAATGATTTTGCGCTGCTGGATCATATCGGTGGGGAATGTGCCGGGGCCGTGAGCTTGCTGGAGCCAGGGCAGGGGGCGTCCGGTCCTGAATCGAGGGGCGACGTTCAGTGGCTTAGTGACGAGGAGGTCGTCGCCATTCTCGATGAACTGCTGTATCGGCCGATGTTGGCTGGCAAGGATGGCTTGCGGCTTTCGTTGGCCGGCGCTCAGGACAAGCTGCCGGTGGTTTTCGATGGCGCGCGGCTGGGGCTGCCCAGGAATGGCACGCCCAGCTCTCACATTTTGAAGCCTGCCATCCGCGGTCTGGATGACACGGTGACCAATGAAGGGTTCTGCCTGGCGCTGGCTGAGGCCATGCAGCTCAAACCGGCCAAGTCACAGGTGCATTTCGTGTCGGGCCGACAGTTGTTGTTGGTCGAGCGCTATGACCGGGTTGTCGATGCACAAGGCAATCGGCAGCGCCTGCACCAGGAGGACTTTTGCCAAGCGCTGGGCGTGGTTCCGGAAATGAAATACCAGAACGAAGGTGGTCCGGATCTGGCGCAGTGTTTCGACTTGGTCAGGCGCGTCACGCGCCCCAGCGCACCTCAGGTTCTGCGCTTGCTCGACTACGTGATCTTCAACGCCTTGATCGGCAATCACGATGCTCACGCCAAGAATTTTTCGCTCCTGTATGGGGGCAGAGCTCCCGTGCTGGCGCCGTGCTACGACCTGCTGTCGACGGCGGTCTATCCGACCCTGACGCCCAGGATGGCGATGAAAATCGGCAGCAAGTACAAGTTCAGCGAAGTCCAGGCACGGCACTGGGACCAGTTCGCTGAAACAGTCGGGCTTGGCAAGGCGCAGGCCAGAAAGCGCATTCTTGCCTTGGCAAAGTCGCTGCCGCCGACAGCGCGTGAACTCCAGTCCAAGCCTGGGCATGGCTTTGCTTGCCATGCCGTGATTGAGCAAATCGTAACGTTGATCGAGCAACGCTGTGCTCTGACAGTAAGAAGGCTCAGCGCGTCTGCCGCTGACATGGACGACGAGACCGAGCCGTCGGTATAA
- a CDS encoding rhodanese-like domain-containing protein, whose translation MRHLLLACLIAATSFAHAEVIDIDNAQLDKLRQSGVPVVDIRLQSEWEETGIVGGSKLLTFFDEKGRADAAGWLEKVKPFAKPNEPVIVICRTGNRTKAVSQFLSQQAGYTTVYNVKSGIKGWIGAGGPVVPATQTIASCKAAKTC comes from the coding sequence ATGCGCCACCTGCTCCTAGCCTGCCTGATCGCCGCCACCAGCTTCGCCCACGCCGAAGTCATCGACATCGACAACGCCCAGCTCGACAAACTGCGCCAAAGCGGCGTCCCCGTCGTCGATATTCGCCTGCAATCGGAATGGGAAGAAACCGGCATCGTCGGCGGCAGCAAACTGCTCACCTTCTTCGACGAAAAAGGCCGCGCCGACGCCGCCGGCTGGCTCGAAAAGGTCAAACCCTTCGCCAAGCCGAACGAGCCGGTCATCGTCATCTGCCGCACCGGCAACCGGACCAAGGCCGTCAGCCAGTTCCTCTCGCAACAGGCCGGCTACACCACTGTTTACAACGTCAAGAGCGGCATCAAAGGCTGGATCGGCGCCGGCGGCCCGGTCGTCCCGGCAACGCAAACCATCGCCTCGTGCAAGGCCGCGAAAACTTGCTGA
- a CDS encoding class I SAM-dependent methyltransferase: MKKPNTTAEIPEIRPGQSIELLKELHILTRDGKLNQDTRRKLKQVYHLYQFIEPLLDGAETLVDHGAGKSYLGFILYDLCIKDRANGEIIGIETRQELVEKSRELAARLGFERMRFLACTVEDSLTAAELPAQVDVVTALHACNTATDDAIRFALTKNARHIVLVPCCQAEVAATMRARKNESLSQKPLSELWRHPIHTRELGSHLTNVLRCLLLESHGYDVTVTELVGWEHSMKNELIIASQRGNPRKNARERAEAILREFNIEELAPRFTY, translated from the coding sequence ATGAAGAAGCCAAATACCACCGCCGAGATTCCTGAAATCCGTCCCGGGCAGTCCATCGAACTGCTCAAGGAACTCCACATCCTTACCCGTGACGGCAAGCTCAATCAGGACACGCGGCGCAAGCTCAAACAGGTCTATCACCTCTACCAGTTCATCGAACCGCTGCTGGATGGCGCCGAGACCCTGGTCGACCATGGGGCCGGCAAGTCCTATCTCGGTTTCATCCTCTATGATTTATGTATCAAGGATCGTGCCAATGGAGAGATCATTGGCATAGAAACGCGCCAGGAACTCGTCGAAAAATCGCGCGAACTGGCCGCCAGGCTTGGCTTTGAGCGCATGCGCTTCCTCGCCTGCACGGTCGAGGACTCGCTGACCGCTGCGGAGCTGCCAGCCCAGGTCGATGTCGTGACAGCGCTACACGCCTGCAACACGGCGACCGACGACGCCATCCGTTTCGCCCTGACCAAGAACGCCCGCCATATTGTCCTCGTCCCTTGCTGTCAGGCCGAAGTAGCCGCCACCATGCGGGCCAGAAAGAACGAATCGCTGTCGCAAAAACCGCTGTCCGAACTTTGGCGACACCCCATCCACACCCGCGAGCTCGGTAGCCACCTGACCAACGTCCTGCGCTGCCTGCTGCTCGAATCGCACGGCTACGACGTCACCGTCACCGAGCTGGTTGGCTGGGAGCATTCGATGAAGAACGAATTGATCATCGCCAGCCAGCGTGGCAACCCGCGCAAAAACGCCCGCGAACGCGCCGAAGCCATCCTGCGTGAATTCAATATCGAAGAACTTGCTCCACGTTTCACGTACTAA